The following proteins are encoded in a genomic region of Drosophila willistoni isolate 14030-0811.24 chromosome 3R, UCI_dwil_1.1, whole genome shotgun sequence:
- the LOC6647299 gene encoding uncharacterized protein LOC6647299 produces the protein MSLLSDKLSPEELEMAMAIPRYPQLPLPLIKYEMVHKLKCTRNEQVSWPLVKPKPKGVDLAKVAKSTKSAANIGDVGDEEDIIYLWNSPRLMILFDGGDINCALHYIVESLHDPFAENAVATLLIQECLLKEFRDRLLDRFQEMPAPIANHPILLRSMEKLKALKATTIVGNAMKHTPNLGTPILVCDFTHNYLGAGPTGVITLHTFRTPKDATEVYLKESVKFSSVCIWNENLASAYETVARMATVQIFLINCYDVDLDPIKAAFIADKNMVKVYRGYHYETITFRKLRKVIVFPIGNIWTDQ, from the coding sequence ATGAGCCTTTTATCTGATAAACTCTCGCCCGAAGAGTTGGAGATGGCCATGGCAATACCCAGATATCCTCAGCTGCCATTGCCTTTGATCAAATATGAAATGGTTCACAAGTTAAAATGTACACGCAACGAGCAGGTTAGTTGGCCCTTGGTAAAGCCTAAGCCAAAAGGCGTGGACTTGGCAAAAGTTGCGAAATCAACTAAATCTGCAGCTAATATTGGAGATGTTGGCGACGAAGAGGACATTATATATTTATGGAACTCACCAAGATTGATGATTCTTTTTGATGGCGGCGATATCAATTGTGCCCTTCACTATATAGTCGAATCTTTGCATGATCCATTTGCTGAGAATGCAGTGGCCACTCTCCTCATACAGGAATGCTTGCTGAAGGAGTTTAGAGATCGTTTGCTCGATCGCTTTCAGGAGATGCCAGCTCCAATTGCCAATCATCCCATCCTTTTGCGTAGTATGGAAAAACTAAAAGCATTAAAGGCCACAACAATTGTGGGCAATGCGATGAAACACACACCCAACTTGGGGACTCCCATTTTGGTTTGTGACTTTACTCATAACTATTTGGGTGCAGGACCCACTGGTGTCATAACCCTACACACCTTTCGCACACCCAAAGACGCCACCGAGGTGTACCTGAAGGAGTCGGTGAAATTTTCATCGGTTTGCATATGGAATGAAAATTTAGCTAGTGCCTATGAGACTGTGGCTCGCATGGCAACTGTTCAGATATTTCTTATCAATTGCTACGATGTCGATTTAGATCCCATTAAGGCGGCCTTTATCGCTGATAAAAATATGGTGAAAGTTTACAGAGGATATCATTACGAGACAATCACATTTCGTAAACTGCGTAAAGTTATTGTCTTTCCCATAGGCAATATATGGACTGATCAATAA